In Tachypleus tridentatus isolate NWPU-2018 chromosome 3, ASM421037v1, whole genome shotgun sequence, the sequence gtatAAATATGCACCTTTCTTTTAATTCGATTTTAAAATACCATCTTTGGATTATGGGGGTAATTTAACATCTACACTTTAagttcatttttaatgttttattttcctgtccTTAACGAGTTATTGGTCATCTTGACACACATCAATAgataatataacagtatcacCAGCAGAGATATTTTAGCTTTTGGCAAAATGTGCTTGCTTGGTAACATAAGCCTCACAGAACAAGGCAGTCTGGGTTAtattagaataattaataaacctttcaaatgtgaattttaaaacacaaattaaaagatgaaaataaaacctaaatacaatttaactgttTGTCAAACTAATACACATGAAGGTGAGAAAAAATACTAAGTATTAGTGAAGACAAAACTCCAACAGAGCTGGAGCGGTTTGTACAGTTGTTAATGAATACTGCATGCTAGTTTTAAAATAACCACTGAGACACTGTAGTGGGTCAGCTCGTTTTATTGGTTACAAGCATGTGTGTCAAATTAGCATGCAGTGCCAGATGAAGACAATTGTAAGGTCCTAGGCAACTTCTGTTCGTAGGCCCTACCAGCTGTATAAGTAAAatcaaaagttaaataaattatagatttttaaaGTATACATCACCACGGCTGTGCAAACTCTAAAATATATAGAATTCTATTAAAAATAGCTTAgtatgaaattatgaaataaaaagcaTTTCTCtgaattatatttatgttaatatgagTACACAAACTAATgcatatatagaaaaatataatgtataatttaaagacGTAGTAAAGTTTTTACAGTGAAATGTGTATTTCATGTTTTGGCCCTCTAAGATCAACTTTGAAGGAAAATGTTCATGGACCCATAGTTTTTGTAGGCCACAGACACTGTGCTTAATAAATAATCTTGCTCTGAGTGGATGTGGCATGTAATCCTCAATTACAGAAGGTGAGCTTGGTTACTGTCAGAGAACAAAAATATACTTCTTGCATTCTTCTGAATCAACCCGAATGAACTTGAAACTTGGCTGAATAAAGAGCACTTTAGGCATACAACCCAGTCTAGACATTACCTGTGCATGTGCTATTATTCAAgtaatacacacaaaatattaagaccTGTGAACACTTATGCTTTGCGTAACAAACAATATTGAAGTTTAAGTGTTTTTCttaaaggtttcttttgaaataaaggcagagaaaacataaaaatttgaattataatgtacacaataatttcattaaaaaaaaaaaggtccagATGATTAATCAAATTGTGAATGCAACTCCATAAACCCTAAcgacacacacaaaaatacagaCTTATCAgtataacagaaataaaactaagCCACTCAAAACATACAAGAACAAATTAACTACAAGTTTATCTAGTCTTTCAATGGCAAAAAGGTTATCTTTCTCCAAACTACAAGTAACTggtatatgtaatataaaatcaagtttagaTCAGCCACTAtggaataaaacaaatttatatagatTCAAGCTTCGATACTaagtttgataaaaacaaaagttactcTTTGAAGAACGTGTCAAAATTAGTtgtgaagaaaaaaatttaaaaaagaaagagaatcaTTTTGTGACTTGCTCACCATCATGTTCCAGaaatgtaacttttcttttttcaatttccTGACTTTGGAACAAATGACCATCCTaggaataaaaacaagtttataagCTGCACTAGCATTAGTTAagaaaacacaagaaaaacaaaacaacaaattgaAGGTCTaactttatacacacacaaacacatacttctttaacacaatatttataaaacaaaacaaattgaaggTCTAACTTCACACATACAATGCCATgtttatttactactttaagaAAAGTGAATATAAAAATTCCAATGAATAGAGTGAAACAAAAAGCAAACATACACTTAACTTTtgtgaaaattaaatgttttattagtttgtttaaattCCATGTTTAGAATATTGAGTTTATCTAAATTCTTTTAACCCTTCGTTATATACCTGGAATTTTTTTAAACTGTCTATATTATGAAAATTTTaggaaaatgaaaaaagaaaacagttgtcCTTTATGCACGTGCAAAAGgcttaaaaaataacttttgaaatgcTTTAATTGTACTTTAATAAGGAACAGTGAgtgaaatatacataaataattccAGGATACaaaaaaggattttgaaatcTAATTTTCAAAAGTGATTACCTGGTAAATGATAAATATGTCAAGAGATACTTGGATCtattacacacaaaaaattatttttttgaagaATAACTAATGAAATTGAAATAGTCAAACGACACCAATGcataaaaacaagacaaagaaAATAAGCATTTTATGACTTATAAATTCACTTAGACTAATGATATAAATTACACAAGTTGATAAGAATTACATGGCAAAATATGAGAAACGTTTGACACTAAGTTATCTGTTAATACAAAAGGAAGTAGTGTATTCTTGGATAGCTGACTTAATTAATAGCATTAAGTAAACATTACAgcttttacaatttatttaactggaaattatttacattgtaaaaacatttctcataTAAGATACCAGTTCAGGTAAATTCTGTTATCATGTGACCGAGACTTCTAGTAATATACGAAACAAGCAATCACAGGAACCTGGCCAATCCTGGTCACCCACAGTCCAATTTAACTTCTTACCTCAATCCTTGCTGTTAACGATTCGAATGATGGTTTTCCCGGCTGTGGGCGTGAATATCCCATTAACTGTAGCATGGCATCAGCTGCATTTCTCTTGGCTGTCTTTTTGTTAGGACCACTTCCTTTAGTAGTACAATTCCCAACTACACACTGCagagaaaaactaaaactgttaaatcACTGCtctataatatttacaaagaGAATATTCAACCATCTGTGATTGAACTTTTAATGAACTTAATGtattgtaattgttctttaatatatttaacagaaaatgtattttcatttctAACGACCAAAAAAAACAACCACATATAATTCTAGTTTTTCTTTGATACCCATTACTTTGGTGTTACAAAGACTTGGATGTGTTGCCTATTAGATTAAAACAATTAACTGGATTACCTATGTCTATTAACTACAACTGTAGTGcagtataaaataatgaattcatCAGAATTACTATGAAATCAACTAATACCATGAAAACTATCACCAAATTGAAATTAGTTTTTTCGATAATTTTACAATTCTTGATTATTCCAAATATCTACCTAATTgaaatgttatttcttattttctagtttgttttttctatattaatttcAGTTCATTGAGGTCTGGTTCAGCATAGTTTAGTAATTTGGTTACCTTGCAGTTCGTGTCTTGGGCTCAATTCCTGTTGCCACCAAAAATGTTCCCCTTTTAGCCACAGGTTGgtaaaattactttcttttactTGAGTTTAAGGAAAAACTATTACATCTTTCTGACATTGtacctaattatatttttaactgcccactagaaagaaggcaactggCTGACAGCACCCTAAACCATCTTAAGCCTACTTTGTGGTCAAAAAGTGTACGTTTACAGTTTCTtgcattgtaatttataattaataagctataaattcactttttttatattgtgtatttgttgtttgtaacaCCACTGGCATGTCTGGAAGCCACAAGTGCTcatgtaatagttttatttaccaaTTTAATCATGCTAGTATTTTTAAGTGACCAATTACCTATGCATATGTAGTaataaatttgcaaaaaaaacccaaaaacataaacaaaatctcAAACATATCATATTATGGAAATTTCAactcttttatttattgttgaactACAAAAATAGTgccttgttataaaaatattacccagCTGTGATTGGTGATGGAACGGTGTGGTGGTTTCTGAGATCACAGTTTTAGACGTACACACATAACAATCTCCCTTATAGCAAAGTTctaatttttgaatttcgaaaCTGTTTAAATGTTACTGAATTCTGCTAAATGTATAAACTGTATACTGTCACTAATTAATGGTTTATTAGCAGTTGTATTATCTGTATcgttaattatttaaagtaaatctgactgtttgttgttaagctattTATGTTGTGCCAACCACGAATATCAAAATCCAAATTTAACATCATATGTTTAGACACTCACTACTCAGCCCCTAGGAGACATCAGTTTTATGTAAGTTGTACATACCTCCAAAATTAATAAGTGTGATAAATATGCAGCAGTATGGCTTTAACATAGTATGCACACTTTTGAGTAAATAATCTATTCTGGAACTATTTTAGGACTCATTATGAAACATAGTCAATGTGGGTTAAGATAGAACATGTTTATAAAAGACTACTATTAAAACAGGCAGTTATCTTTTACTGAAAAATTATATGTACAGAGGTTGAAAAACAGCAGAAAAAAGTGTTTGCTCTGTTCATAAACATTCTTATTTAAAATCACAACCACATCATGTGTTTAATAAACAAGAGTTCATTCCCAGTTACGTGCAAACAGATGCTCATTCGTACAAGTTCTCAGGAGACACTGAATGTGTAATAAtctgaaagttttataaaataaaacaaggccAAGCTTGATTCAATGTATCATTAAAATTTCATAGAAATGTGAGATAACTGTTCTTGATCATCAGCTTATAAACAagttcacaaaaaataaacatcttgtaaagcTGTCATCagtaataaaacaatcataaGTAAACATATCTGATAAACCAAACACTTGAAAGGTGTAAGATGCAGGCAGTGAACAATTATTGTATGTTCTAAAAGCAATTTAGTTTAATACTTCCTCACTACTTACCCATGCAATACCAACTCGCTACTTACCCACGCAATACCAACTCGCTACTTACCCACGCAATAGCAACTCGCTACTTACCCACGCAATACCAACTCGCTACTTACCCACGCAATAGCAACTCGCTACTTACCCACGCAATAGCAACTCGCTACTTACCCACGCAATAGCAACTCACTACTTACCCACGCAATACCAACTCACTACTTACCCACGCAATACCAACTCGCTACTTACCCATGCAATACCAACTCGGTACTTACCCATGTAATACCAACTCGCTACTTACCCATGTAATACCAACTCACTACTTACCCATGTAATACCAACTCACTACTTACCCATTAAATACCAACTTACTACTTACCCATGTAATATCAAAGGAAGgaaagttaaaaatgttaaaaaaatctaaataattttgttattcttCTTGTGTTACGAGCTGATTACAGTTAATGTTTAACACACATGGCTGTTGGATTTATACGGTAAGTATGTACATCACATTTTATCAACACACTGCATGGTGTTACCTTGCAGAATTCTCATGTTGTTATTCCTAAGGTCACACATCACTGTATGGTCATTCTCTTTTGAGCAGCTGCCATTCTAGCTAAGCAAAATTTTACACAAGTAAAGTACAAACCTGCATGAGAAATTCTCTCTGACGGGGCTCACCACGTTCCGCTATGACAGCATAAATGGGTTCTCTCTCCTTTTTAGCTTGTTGAATCTGAATAAGTCGACTAATGGGATTAATTCCTTGACCATACTGTGGGTCTGCCTTCTGTTCCTTAATCAATCAAACACAAAAACACTAACTAATGCAACAGAAATAATGTATTACTGTATGTAGGTTTAGTGAATCAGCATAAAAATGTTGTCACCCTGGAAATAACTCATTCTTAATTCATGTACCTCTGTTATATCCCAAGTTCAATACTACTTTAAATCAATATTGAAGTACTTTATTCTACACTTTCAAATTTAAACCACAggtaaacaaacaattcaaagcTAAATTCAACATTCATGTATTACATAAACTTCTCAACTACACAAATAATTTGATTAAAGTTTCTAATTAAAAAGTGATTGCAATATTTATTCTTAATGAATAAAAATGCTTCTTACCTTAATTAAGTTGCGTCCTTTCTTTTTAATGACTggcttttttttaactttctgctGCATGATAGGTAGAGGAGGTAATAACTTTAGTTCTTCCAACATTTTCTCTGCTGCTTTTTTCTTTGATACTTTTTTCCCGTTTCCCTCTCCTTCTGTCACCAGCTCCCCGACAGTGCAGCGGGTGACAAAGGTGCGCATGTGGGGTGGACCACTTTCTTTAATCACTTCAAAGTTGACTGAAAAGCCTCTTTTCAAGGCAACTTCATGGACCAAACTAATGGGTGACTTTATTTCAACATTCTGATCAAGCTCTGGAGTTTCATTTTCTGACTTCATTACCTCATTATGCTTTGCTTTATTTTCTGGTAAAGGTATTTCTTTTAATGCTCTTAAAGCCTCTTCAGCTGCTGCATGTCTTGCTGCTTGTACTGTTGTTCCTTCTCCAAAGAACTGACTGTTTCCAACTTTCAAGGCTACATAACAGGTTGGAGGAACCTTTGGATAGTGATAACGTTGATTGTACATTCCACGGAAGTTAAAGTTTGGCATAAAAGGGGAACGGGGTGGTTCAATTATCTGATAGATTGCAGGTTCACCTCTTTTCATAGCAAGAGCATTCAACTCTACAGTCGGAGTCATGGGTCCCTGATTTTTAGTTTGACACTTTGGAGGTGGATGCTTAAGGGATGTTTTATCCAAAGCAACAGCAGCTGCAGCATGTTGAGCTTTCTTGATGCTAGGTCCTGTTGCGGTATATTCTTCATTGTCCAGTTTCAATACAACAGTAAAATTCTTCTTGTGAGCAGGGCCAGACTGATCTATAAGACGATACTGATGTTGGATCTGAAAGTCACACAGAAGACAATGTGGTTAActtaacacaataaaaaataattcatttaaaaaagaaTTTCCTTTCACTTTAATTTAGTCTAAATAATTCTgacaaatagaaaaatatatgtgaTGCACATTTATAGGAATGTTATTTATGATGTTATCACATGTACACAGCTTATAAAACTTTAgcattttacataaattatatcaGTATACTTCTTTTCTTATCCATAGGAAACTAACAAGATATATTACGAACTAATAGGATAACCCGAAATCATACAAGgagttataattaattaattacacaatGCTAAAGCTAAATACTGATTACTGTTTGAACTAATTCTTTGAtggattgtttaggcagagtattcatgatgaaactttgtaggatggacggcaactgcctgatgtggagacaagtgtagaggatgacgtttcgaaagtcttccgccttctggtcagtgtgtgtgtgtgtcaggtGTTGTCAGTCTTTAAtagtcctggtggattgtggacaGCATGTtatgataatccaaccaatcatcacgcactctccacaatccaccagtaCAATACAAAAGACAGACAATACCTTAAACACACACTGAACTGAAGGCGGAAGACTTTTAAAACATCTTCCGCTATACTTCTctctccacaacaagcagttgctctccattctacaaagtttcattatgttTGAACTAATGTTTTTCTCATCATAATTGTGAAATGAAATGCTAAATCCATTCTCAAGATTCTAAGTTTAAAAACATGATGGTTGTTTGgctttttatgacacaaagcaactaggctatctacaaccaaacaaccaataaaaaaattaaaagtaaaattatttaaattcataaaaagaaattgaagcaaaataaagtttaatattttgaattaaaaacacaaataacattaaatacaatttttatatctagtttacagcagtaagagaaaaactacagtaatacaagttgtaaaggattttctgtagcataattttaattattataacttgccaaGATAGCTgagttcaaacatcagtgttagtcaCCAGAAGTTGGCCTATCCAGTCCTGgattcaagttatttgatgtcagagtcattttctaatttcatcctgaactaattttactttaattcataaaaatgaaGCATGTTAAGAAAaagtctaatttatgaattaaaaacttaaatagcattaaaaaggtcaatggcctttaaaaaactaagaCCATTTGTAAGGTGTACAGCATCACCATagtcaatgacactgtccaacatcagGGATAAACCATGGGACAAAACACGTCTAAAATGGTATCTTCGTTGAGTCATAATGATGgaatgacagtaaaatgtgggctattgcgacttaagtgtcacacagaccacacattggtgcatcagtaccagataaaagaaaacaacgagttaaaaaactgtgaccaatgcatagtctggttaggacaacttcctcttttcgatccttacagaaacaagatggccaacaAAGGGTTTTATCTGGataagcttgttttcacattgctcaccccaagtcgactgccaactggtacagagccgagccttgaaaacaggaccacagtccatgtatggaacaggcacagcagtgatagtgccaaagcagacagacttagctgtggtgtcagcaagcttgctcccgcaaataccaacatggcctggtatccagaaaaactggatagaagtagatgttaaagagaaatgggtcaatcggttttgaatatcagagaGAACTAAGGTGAattgattccagggccagtagagaactaagcaactCAGCATAAATAGAACAATTTATGTATTGCATAACTTCTACGTGATTGAAATGGCACACAATTTGGCAatgaacacaaactgtagaggggattctgtgcacaaccactgaaccacaataAACCACAGCAGAGCCCACAAAGTCACTGGATTTTGAACCATCAGTATAAATGAGACTGAAGGGATGATctaaaagatgttcagcaaataaaagacagtacttccaaccaggagtatctgcttttctcaggaagtgtggaaagccatgTTGCAGAGCTGGAATtcctgatgatgaacagggttCAGCAACTTCAACATAAGAAatgtaggacaatagcctggggCCATACATGAGGAAAAATATTCtactgccagatctggttaaaaacaacttgaagaatagcaaaagaaacaGGAGATAGATATTGCAGCATcttatagtgtatatcatcaggccTGACTGATGTACTGGGCAATTACAGTCATAGAGttgatcagcccaaaaggaaagaggtaatcaAGCTTCCCAAgatttgatggctaagaagatggaggatGAAGAAGATTAAccagatacctggcaaaagctttcacagagagtactggcaatgctctggacatcagctacttcctggccatcagagagcaagatcaaaagtggaacagaattatactgcccactgaccttttgaatgtTGTTCCACATcactttggaactagtggtagaagagatgctggtcatgaatttaatccaagattccttctggcttgaCATCTTTCCTGCCAAGCAAGTGCACGGGCAcgttggaaagtgatgcagttcgacagtgtgggatacctacgaaaggtaTCCTGAGCCAGTTTTTGAGCCCTTCCATGCCACGTGGCAAAAAGGATTCCACCATAGACAAGGATATTATGGAAAACATGtcaaaattttagaaatacattcagcagctgcctgtataatacactcagtcactgctgccatgcaaTCATCTACTGATGGCAGAATCAAGGTTtgcaaaagcagtgaaagagggccagttggcttatTCCACCTTCCACCAGGGCACACAGGTCGGGTGGTATCAAcaatggccagtctctctcaaaatggtAGGAAAATTATCTCTGCCTTGTGGGTTACTGTCAATCCTACATGAAAAGTGAgaaaatagtgaaggggagcaaactgagagatcaatagcagtaaaagactgactagatacatgaaaataagtataaaaaccagtattgaagagagaaaggttgtgttctgagagcatatgctctatggagcaacccctcccatcaatatcagcatctCCTCAGAAGGagttatgtccattaaagtccctcagcattaaaaagggagacagcaactgttcaacgagagcatcaaggtctaattgattacaggtagagagaacaaacagtgatggtacgacccaaggaaacagatggcgatggcctccaagggtgtgtcaagtgccACAGAtagagtgggcacatgctgatcgactaacagtgccatccctccatgcacttgtccatcacatagcctgtcatttctgtccaaaaaaaaaaaaaaaactgctgagaggtgactgcatcagcaggtttcaaaaatattttctgtaaggaaagacatacaggacggtaagaagcaatcagtgctttgatgtcatccagattagaacgtaaaccatgacagttccactgtatcaaggtggccatttttatttgtgtaggTAAATTGTGTGAAGAGCTATTCCTGTTTTTGAccacttctttttttctttattttcttcattcGAGAGGTCTATCAACTTCTATGGATCCTACTCTAGGTCAGTTGAGCAGGCCTCTGTTATTGTAAAAAGATTCCAGTAATTGAGGGTGTGAATGAATGACTGAGAAAAAAGACGTACCTGAGGTAATGCCCATACCCTCAACCAAAGAAAACAGATCTAGGGGCTTGCTGGAATGAATGGTAGGGACAGAAAAtagtgttgacattgattcatcaactttcttaaccatgcaGGTCAACAAGCTTTCCATATGGTTTGAGAAACGATTCTTTTAAAAGCACGGAGAGATCcttctgcactcccactgtagtagtgaaacaaagtgcagcagcatacatttGAGGTGAAGTGGTGGGCAGTAACTTTAGAGTCTCAGAATTGTTTTACCTCTTTTTTCTTCCAATCACttaaggcaagaacaaaagtaagctagttgagagccattacaattaacacaatgagggtctgtttcatactcatatgcatcgtggtccttgctacTGCAagaagcacatgtcaaggaaccacatgATATCTTTGAGCGACCAAATtgctaacactggaaacatctgagagggtttgaaatatatagatataccttgcaattaagatagcctgccttgatggtggtaggtaGATGtcgtgatgtaaatgtcagaatgaggacactggttggcatcacaattccatctttgtgagtggagatacacctcactgcagaaa encodes:
- the stau gene encoding double-stranded RNA-binding protein Staufen isoform X3, with translation MNTTSVTSLIKPQSIPKSTGSGMMPGVTVHHSIIGGSDSNTLSISGHVVTHVNPLMGPMGDAPLTIQGSGLRSVNSKLNNLTLNEPTNTISSTGPVPISTAPPAGGGSSQPTETMANTKEKTPMCLVNELARFNKIQHQYRLIDQSGPAHKKNFTVVLKLDNEEYTATGPSIKKAQHAAAAVALDKTSLKHPPPKCQTKNQGPMTPTVELNALAMKRGEPAIYQIIEPPRSPFMPNFNFRGMYNQRYHYPKVPPTCYVALKVGNSQFFGEGTTVQAARHAAAEEALRALKEIPLPENKAKHNEVMKSENETPELDQNVEIKSPISLVHEVALKRGFSVNFEVIKESGPPHMRTFVTRCTVGELVTEGEGNGKKVSKKKAAEKMLEELKLLPPLPIMQQKVKKKPVIKKKGRNLIKEQKADPQYGQGINPISRLIQIQQAKKEREPIYAVIAERGEPRQREFLMQCVVGNCTTKGSGPNKKTAKRNAADAMLQLMGYSRPQPGKPSFESLTARIEDGHLFQSQEIEKRKVTFLEHDVINEKLDGEGKLGRQLVPGLLLMPDTAGLTGDQTTGQGYTGLNRAPGGPLQHQEVVNKMTIQKTSAIAKELLDCASPTAEALSQSGPKPAASQTQTTVRPKQQLMYLAEVLGFQVHFRDFPKGNKMKYLSLVSLSTNPPHVSHGSGPTIDTSHDQAALSALRSLAELGLDSVTEGVKPEHVNIASGDGRHISNVQGTAPKLACSPTSNGLGSNVKPGASVSVTVKGEH